Within Deltaproteobacteria bacterium, the genomic segment GAAAATCGCCAGATAACATCTGCCGTATATCTGTAAGCACAAAGACGTACAAATTCATGCCCGCTATAGAATATGTAATCCCCAGTTGACCGGTCACCAGCCAGCTCCAGACAATACCAATGGCAATCAGTGCCATGCTCAGTAACACACCGATCAACAAAATGTATCCAACCAGAGCTTCCATATCAAAACCCGACCTCTTTGTACCGGCCGGTTGATGCCTATCTGTTGTTCCCTCAAGTGCTATCATCTTATAATTCCGATCCCGCGCAAAATCATTTCAATACCTAATACCGCTAAAACCACTAAGAAAAAATGGCGTATTTTTTGATTTGTGAACCTGACGAGTAGCCGTGTGGCAATAAATGCGCCTATAAGAATGCCCAGAATCACAG encodes:
- a CDS encoding DUF1634 domain-containing protein; translation: MEALVGYILLIGVLLSMALIAIGIVWSWLVTGQLGITYSIAGMNLYVFVLTDIRQMLSGDFQPHLFISMGIATLMLTPYLRVFASMLYFAFVERNRKYTFFTALVFSVLTYSLFLR